The proteins below are encoded in one region of Polynucleobacter sp. AP-Elch-400A-B2:
- the phoR gene encoding phosphate regulon sensor histidine kinase PhoR, with the protein MLSVISRFIVLICLAFLAAYIASSNLGPFLGVAAAIAVLAVPLIYSYINLARLRKFTLSDSVESMPLPSGYWEEIFFRLQRLVRNLKQQILSIEKQHNRFIEAFQASPNGIVMLDSEDHIEWCNGIAERFFGLSFKRDALQKINFLIRRPEFIQYLFKRAFEDPLLMERMGPNSNLSLMLQIFPFGDQRHLLLVQDVTDLQKADAMRRDFVANVSHEMRTPITVLMGFLETMQSLDLDRSQQSQYFEMMMSQAQRMKSLVEDLLTLANLEANTLPAPTQVISITTLMALLKNDAEALSQGHHTLSFEISNPNNLMGEEREILSAFGNLVSNAIRYTPDAASIQVRWSINERGEGEFSVVDTGPGIASEHLSRLTERFYRVDRSRSRDTGGTGLGLAIVKHIANRHQAQLIITSTPGQGSTFTLRFPKERISA; encoded by the coding sequence ATGTTATCCGTTATTTCTCGCTTTATTGTTCTGATTTGCCTCGCTTTTCTTGCGGCATACATAGCATCCTCCAATTTGGGCCCCTTTTTAGGGGTTGCGGCGGCAATAGCTGTGCTCGCAGTGCCATTGATTTATTCCTACATCAATTTAGCCCGTTTAAGAAAATTTACCTTATCTGATTCTGTTGAATCCATGCCTTTGCCAAGCGGCTATTGGGAAGAGATTTTTTTTCGCCTTCAGCGTTTAGTCCGCAATCTCAAGCAACAAATACTATCTATTGAAAAACAGCACAATCGTTTTATTGAGGCTTTTCAGGCTTCTCCTAATGGCATTGTGATGCTGGATAGTGAAGATCATATTGAGTGGTGCAATGGCATTGCTGAGCGTTTCTTTGGCTTGAGTTTCAAGCGTGATGCGCTTCAGAAGATCAATTTTCTGATTCGACGCCCAGAATTTATTCAGTATTTATTTAAGAGGGCATTTGAGGATCCATTGTTGATGGAGCGAATGGGCCCAAACTCTAATCTGAGTTTGATGTTACAAATTTTCCCATTCGGTGATCAACGACATCTTTTGCTTGTGCAGGACGTAACTGATCTTCAGAAGGCGGATGCAATGCGACGTGATTTCGTAGCAAACGTTTCGCATGAAATGAGAACGCCAATTACTGTTTTGATGGGTTTTTTAGAGACTATGCAGTCGCTTGACTTAGATAGATCCCAGCAAAGTCAATATTTTGAAATGATGATGTCTCAGGCTCAGCGAATGAAGAGTTTGGTGGAAGACTTATTGACTCTGGCTAATCTAGAGGCAAACACCTTGCCTGCCCCAACACAAGTAATCAGCATTACTACTCTGATGGCACTTTTAAAGAATGATGCAGAGGCACTTTCTCAAGGTCATCACACTCTTAGCTTTGAGATCTCAAATCCAAATAACTTGATGGGGGAGGAGCGAGAGATTCTTTCTGCCTTTGGCAATCTAGTCTCCAATGCTATTCGTTACACGCCAGACGCCGCTTCAATTCAGGTGCGATGGAGCATAAATGAACGTGGTGAAGGCGAATTTTCAGTTGTTGACACGGGGCCTGGCATTGCATCAGAGCATCTATCGAGACTGACCGAGCGCTTTTATCGCGTGGATAGAAGTCGATCGAGGGATACTGGAGGTACTGGTTTGGGCTTAGCAATTGTGAAGCATATTGCAAACCGCCATCAAGCCCAACTTATTATTACTAGTACGCCCGGACAGGGCAGCACTTTTACTCTTCGTTTTCCTAAGGAGCGTATTTCAGCTTAA
- a CDS encoding MgtC/SapB family protein, whose translation MELWGLYGEMALRLLLALLAGTILGLNRWIHHKSAGIRTHSLVSIGSATAVMSIGHLGQIDAQALSHVLQGLITGLGFLGAGVIIREQSSQRVRGLTTSASIWSCALVSAAFGAGELALGGLSLAAILLALVMGGPLERLLARIIGIKHQSEISSDPD comes from the coding sequence ATGGAACTTTGGGGCCTTTATGGTGAAATGGCATTGCGACTTCTATTGGCGCTGTTAGCAGGCACCATTTTGGGTCTTAATCGATGGATTCATCATAAATCTGCTGGCATTAGAACCCATTCGCTTGTCTCCATAGGATCTGCAACCGCTGTGATGTCTATTGGACACCTAGGTCAAATTGATGCTCAGGCACTGAGTCATGTATTGCAGGGGCTGATAACAGGTTTAGGATTTTTAGGTGCCGGCGTGATTATTCGAGAGCAAAGCTCTCAAAGGGTTCGCGGGCTTACAACCTCAGCCAGTATCTGGTCCTGCGCCCTGGTATCGGCAGCATTTGGGGCTGGTGAGCTAGCTTTGGGCGGACTATCGCTTGCCGCAATCCTGCTCGCCCTAGTAATGGGAGGTCCGCTAGAAAGGCTTTTAGCGCGGATTATCGGCATTAAACATCAATCCGAAATTTCCTCCGATCCAGATTAA
- a CDS encoding alkaline phosphatase codes for MPIIKVAYPILFITLLLQAIWVEAAAIYPINKASILVGSSFDIKIEFDQEYKLEDLDIQLNNAPIKAQIKSQPIYIANESGKGSSLIYRDVQLAKPGQYSLNAKGGQESIQVTWDIYASGPRKVKNIILFVGDGMTIANRTSARVLSKGITEGKYQGKLSFDDMPNMALIGTSGSDSLITDSANSMSAYTTGHKTAVNAMGVYVSRAADNLSHPKVETISELIKRKTKMSVGIVSDAELQDATPGAMVAHTRRRADKPYIADQLFASGAEVILGGGSAYFYPQSTKGSKRQDDKNLISQFETSGYAIALNKQDLLAAGNAKETKKLFGVFHPDNMDGSLDRFFLKKNTVAQYPDQPDLTEMTQAAINVLSKNSNGFFLMVEAALIDKFNHPLDWERAAFDTIMLSNAVQIAKDFAKKNPDTLIIVTPDHTHSGSISGVVNDAKPGPLREKVGVYADAGYPNYPKADVAGYPNQIDVSKRLAFFYGNYPDHYETLHPKLDGTFKPAVKDESGKYVANPKYIHQQEDAIHMPGNLPSSQEQGVHTADDAVLNAMGPGSEKFRGFMDNTEVFKVMVETLGLGYSKR; via the coding sequence ATGCCCATCATCAAAGTTGCCTATCCCATTTTATTTATCACTCTTCTTCTTCAGGCAATTTGGGTTGAGGCTGCAGCTATTTATCCAATTAACAAGGCTTCGATTCTTGTTGGATCTTCATTTGATATCAAAATTGAATTTGATCAAGAGTACAAATTAGAGGATTTGGATATTCAACTCAATAATGCGCCTATCAAGGCGCAGATTAAGTCACAGCCAATCTATATCGCAAATGAATCGGGCAAAGGAAGTTCCCTCATCTATCGAGACGTTCAGCTAGCAAAGCCTGGCCAATATTCTCTGAATGCTAAGGGGGGTCAGGAAAGTATCCAAGTCACTTGGGACATCTATGCCAGCGGCCCTCGAAAAGTAAAAAATATCATTCTTTTTGTGGGTGATGGTATGACTATCGCCAACAGAACCTCTGCACGTGTTTTATCTAAAGGGATAACCGAAGGCAAGTACCAGGGTAAGTTGTCATTTGATGACATGCCTAATATGGCGCTAATCGGCACATCAGGCTCTGACTCACTCATTACCGATTCTGCAAACTCGATGAGCGCCTATACAACCGGTCATAAGACTGCTGTGAATGCCATGGGGGTGTATGTTTCAAGGGCAGCAGACAACTTATCCCACCCGAAAGTGGAAACTATTTCTGAATTAATTAAACGCAAAACTAAAATGTCCGTTGGCATTGTCTCGGATGCCGAGCTACAGGATGCCACTCCAGGCGCTATGGTGGCTCACACCAGAAGGCGCGCAGATAAGCCATACATTGCCGATCAACTATTTGCTAGCGGAGCGGAGGTTATTTTAGGTGGAGGCTCCGCCTACTTTTACCCGCAGTCTACTAAAGGGTCAAAGCGTCAGGATGATAAAAATCTGATATCCCAATTTGAAACTTCGGGATATGCCATTGCTTTAAATAAGCAAGATCTATTGGCAGCAGGTAATGCCAAGGAAACTAAAAAGCTATTTGGGGTATTTCATCCTGACAATATGGATGGTTCCTTAGATCGATTTTTCCTAAAGAAAAATACGGTTGCACAATATCCAGATCAGCCTGATTTAACCGAGATGACACAAGCAGCGATCAACGTTTTATCCAAAAATTCGAACGGCTTTTTCTTGATGGTTGAGGCTGCCTTAATTGATAAGTTTAATCATCCGCTGGACTGGGAGCGGGCCGCTTTTGACACCATCATGCTGAGTAATGCCGTACAAATTGCAAAAGATTTTGCAAAGAAAAATCCAGACACTCTCATTATTGTTACCCCTGACCATACCCATAGTGGCTCAATCAGTGGCGTTGTGAACGACGCTAAACCAGGACCCCTAAGGGAAAAGGTTGGGGTATATGCAGATGCTGGCTACCCGAACTACCCTAAAGCGGATGTGGCAGGTTATCCAAATCAAATTGATGTAAGTAAGCGTTTAGCCTTCTTTTATGGGAACTACCCTGATCACTATGAGACGCTTCACCCAAAACTAGATGGTACATTTAAGCCGGCAGTGAAAGATGAATCTGGGAAGTATGTTGCTAACCCCAAATATATCCACCAACAAGAAGATGCTATTCATATGCCAGGTAATCTACCTTCAAGTCAAGAGCAGGGCGTTCACACGGCCGATGATGCAGTGCTCAATGCCATGGGGCCCGGATCCGAAAAGTTCCGGGGATTCATGGATAACACTGAAGTGTTCAAGGTGATGGTCGAAACTCTCGGGCTGGGTTATTCCAAGCGTTAA
- a CDS encoding alpha/beta fold hydrolase, with protein MKRKLYDSLVDLRLTVSKVLGFTQEIKHITPVTTAEKFGFAHELFHKPSEILELAPKEGSIRPQVLAKSKIALDLAETQYFDIADEGGSRKLAYSISGNMNAEKVLLCLPGLLETKDSFSVLHRYFLRFEECKVVSVDFPGRGDSESIALSQNYTMSLYLSDIQSLIKMLLSNHPSSTQFTILGTSMGGVLAMYLTQSLGKRITEIILNDIALTVNWTALYSLYKSMKNEVGFKEVKQLAKDLRVDERAFADVQLPGHFDLSYKADVWGMNFHEAMEGYKGKVALIYGADSKVCTRERVRSAKAVIPRLITFEVENAGHPVPFTLQVCEFIQQQMKLK; from the coding sequence ATGAAAAGAAAGTTATACGATTCGCTGGTAGATTTAAGACTTACGGTTTCTAAAGTCCTTGGGTTCACTCAAGAGATCAAACACATCACCCCAGTCACCACAGCAGAGAAGTTTGGGTTTGCTCATGAGCTCTTTCATAAACCCTCAGAAATCCTTGAGCTAGCCCCTAAAGAAGGGTCTATTCGGCCTCAGGTGCTTGCAAAGTCAAAGATAGCCCTTGATCTAGCAGAGACTCAATATTTTGATATTGCGGATGAGGGAGGCAGCAGAAAGCTCGCCTACAGCATCTCCGGAAATATGAATGCAGAAAAAGTATTACTTTGTTTACCTGGTCTCTTGGAGACCAAAGATTCCTTTAGCGTATTGCATCGCTATTTTTTAAGATTTGAAGAATGCAAAGTAGTTAGCGTTGATTTTCCTGGAAGAGGGGATTCTGAATCCATTGCCTTGTCTCAAAACTACACCATGTCTCTCTATTTATCAGACATTCAAAGCCTCATTAAAATGCTTTTGAGTAATCATCCATCTAGTACTCAATTTACCATTTTGGGTACTAGTATGGGCGGTGTATTGGCTATGTACTTAACGCAATCGCTGGGAAAAAGAATTACCGAAATTATTCTGAATGATATTGCCTTAACTGTAAATTGGACCGCCCTCTATTCTTTATATAAATCAATGAAAAATGAAGTTGGTTTTAAAGAAGTCAAACAATTGGCAAAAGATTTGAGAGTGGATGAGAGGGCATTTGCAGATGTCCAGTTACCAGGCCACTTCGATTTAAGTTACAAAGCCGATGTATGGGGAATGAACTTTCATGAGGCAATGGAGGGTTACAAAGGGAAGGTGGCACTTATTTATGGCGCCGACTCAAAGGTATGTACACGCGAGCGAGTACGCTCTGCAAAGGCTGTAATACCCAGATTAATTACATTCGAGGTCGAGAATGCAGGGCACCCAGTGCCATTTACGCTCCAGGTTTGTGAGTTTATCCAGCAACAGATGAAACTAAAATAA
- a CDS encoding GDCCVxC domain-containing (seleno)protein yields MIKPVNSIHTTITCPNCRAQETLEISKGYSQHLYRCPSCSIILKPRSGDCCIFCSFGSQDCSNAEQNLAA; encoded by the coding sequence ATGATCAAGCCTGTGAATTCGATACATACAACTATTACTTGCCCGAACTGCCGTGCACAAGAAACCCTAGAGATCTCAAAAGGCTATTCCCAGCATTTGTATCGCTGCCCAAGCTGCAGCATCATTTTGAAGCCTAGATCAGGAGACTGCTGTATTTTCTGCAGCTTCGGTAGCCAAGATTGCTCTAATGCGGAGCAAAATTTAGCTGCTTAG
- the ppx gene encoding exopolyphosphatase translates to MNATDLVAAVDLGSNSFRMLVAQVVKTPSGTQLRPIDTLRESVRLAAGLTDNKLLGNDAYQRGITAIRRFGERIRGFDPANVRAVATNTLRVAKNAPHFIQEAEEALGFPIEVIAGVEEARLIYIGAAHEVPAVQGNRLVVDIGGGSTELIIGKGYEPKLMESLYIGCVSHSLRFFPKGNIDSHAFKEAELAARREIQVISGAYLNAGWKQVIGSSGTARALAELIAENNFNGQKDGTDGLITRDGLRAMKKHLLKYEHINQVELQGLKDDRRSVWPGGLAIMIAVFDELGIESMEVTDAALRIGVLYDLLGRSQHEDMRFVTVEQFMQRYAVDREQAKRVGNLAAEFLAQLPRPDEESRADNIALLQWAANLHEIGLSISHNGYHKHSAYIAGNADMPGFSKNDQARLAALLIGHTGKLGKLANNASFSDWRMLFCIRLAQVLCRGRSDINLPKVKVSEHNGDYLVSVSKDWAKEHPLTEFSLQKEAAEWQRIGRPYSISLK, encoded by the coding sequence ATGAATGCAACTGACCTTGTCGCTGCAGTTGATCTTGGCTCAAATAGCTTTCGTATGCTGGTTGCCCAAGTCGTCAAGACGCCCTCGGGTACTCAGCTTCGTCCGATTGATACCTTGCGTGAGTCTGTCCGCCTTGCTGCAGGCTTAACTGACAATAAATTATTAGGTAATGATGCCTATCAGCGAGGCATAACAGCTATTCGGCGCTTTGGTGAGCGTATTCGGGGGTTTGATCCTGCCAATGTGCGCGCTGTTGCCACCAACACCTTGCGAGTAGCTAAAAATGCCCCACACTTTATCCAAGAAGCTGAGGAGGCCTTAGGTTTCCCAATTGAGGTGATTGCGGGCGTAGAAGAGGCGCGCTTGATCTATATTGGTGCCGCTCATGAAGTGCCGGCAGTGCAGGGTAATCGCTTGGTGGTGGATATTGGTGGAGGCTCTACTGAGCTGATCATTGGTAAAGGTTACGAGCCCAAGCTGATGGAAAGTCTGTATATCGGATGTGTTTCTCATAGCCTGAGATTCTTCCCTAAGGGCAATATTGATTCTCATGCTTTTAAAGAGGCAGAGCTAGCTGCTAGAAGAGAAATTCAGGTCATTTCTGGGGCATATCTGAATGCCGGCTGGAAGCAAGTGATCGGCTCTTCAGGAACCGCACGCGCTTTAGCGGAACTCATTGCGGAGAATAACTTCAATGGCCAGAAAGATGGCACCGATGGGTTGATTACCCGTGATGGCTTAAGAGCCATGAAAAAGCACCTGCTTAAATATGAGCACATCAATCAGGTCGAGCTCCAAGGCCTTAAGGATGATCGGCGCTCAGTTTGGCCCGGTGGCCTTGCCATCATGATTGCTGTATTTGATGAACTCGGTATTGAGTCTATGGAAGTCACTGATGCCGCTCTGAGAATCGGCGTTCTTTATGATTTGCTGGGCCGCTCGCAGCATGAGGATATGCGCTTTGTAACAGTCGAGCAATTTATGCAGCGTTACGCTGTAGATCGAGAGCAAGCTAAGCGCGTTGGCAATCTAGCTGCTGAGTTTTTAGCGCAATTACCTAGACCTGATGAAGAGAGTAGGGCGGATAACATCGCTTTATTGCAATGGGCCGCTAATCTTCATGAAATCGGCTTATCAATATCACATAACGGATATCACAAACATTCTGCATACATTGCTGGTAATGCTGATATGCCGGGTTTCTCAAAGAATGATCAAGCTAGATTGGCAGCTTTACTTATCGGCCATACCGGTAAGTTAGGGAAGTTAGCCAATAACGCCTCTTTCTCTGATTGGCGTATGTTATTTTGCATAAGGCTTGCACAAGTACTTTGCCGTGGGCGTAGTGATATCAATTTACCCAAAGTAAAAGTCTCCGAGCACAACGGAGACTACCTAGTTAGTGTTTCCAAAGATTGGGCCAAAGAGCATCCATTAACGGAATTTAGCCTTCAAAAAGAAGCGGCCGAATGGCAACGCATCGGCCGACCTTACAGCATTAGTCTGAAGTAA
- a CDS encoding GNAT family N-acetyltransferase, with amino-acid sequence MSDIPNPLAAFDLFNSRFEEKPKKAKKSKTEAIKKLFSKKIAKKLFGKKFATKARAELSAIEPAAEKVITKPKRPAFQITWASNASEIKEAQRLRYKVFAEEMGAKLPSNPENLDIDEFDAYCDHLLIRDQESLQVVGTYRVLPPHKALEIGRLYSDSEFDLARLDHLRPKLVELGRSCVHEDFRSGAVIMALWSGLAQYMQKHDYEIMLGCASIPMGDGGHFAASLYNSLSNDQMAPVENHAFPRLPLPLERLNGGLDVDPPPLIKGYLKLGAKICSAPAWDPDFNTADVLTMLRLSEINPRYAKHFLGL; translated from the coding sequence ATGTCTGATATTCCAAATCCCCTTGCTGCATTTGATCTCTTTAATTCTCGCTTTGAAGAGAAGCCAAAGAAGGCTAAAAAGAGTAAAACTGAGGCGATCAAAAAACTCTTTTCTAAAAAAATTGCGAAGAAATTATTTGGTAAGAAATTTGCTACTAAAGCTCGAGCTGAGCTGAGTGCTATAGAGCCTGCAGCTGAGAAAGTAATAACTAAGCCCAAGCGCCCAGCATTTCAAATTACTTGGGCTAGTAATGCGAGTGAGATTAAAGAAGCACAGCGCCTGCGCTACAAGGTATTTGCAGAAGAGATGGGGGCAAAGCTTCCAAGCAATCCAGAGAACCTCGACATTGATGAATTTGATGCCTACTGTGACCATTTATTGATACGTGATCAAGAGTCATTACAGGTGGTTGGCACCTATCGCGTACTCCCTCCGCACAAAGCTTTAGAGATCGGACGTCTCTACTCAGATTCCGAGTTTGATTTGGCGCGCTTAGATCACTTGCGTCCTAAATTAGTTGAACTCGGTAGATCTTGCGTGCACGAAGACTTTCGTTCTGGTGCAGTCATCATGGCTTTGTGGAGTGGCTTAGCGCAATACATGCAAAAACACGATTATGAAATCATGCTCGGTTGTGCCAGCATCCCCATGGGTGATGGCGGTCATTTTGCAGCTAGCTTATACAACTCACTAAGCAATGATCAGATGGCGCCAGTTGAAAATCATGCTTTTCCTCGCTTACCCTTGCCTCTCGAGCGACTCAATGGTGGTTTAGATGTAGATCCCCCACCCTTGATCAAAGGTTATTTAAAGTTAGGCGCTAAGATTTGCAGTGCACCTGCCTGGGATCCTGATTTCAATACAGCAGATGTATTGACTATGTTGCGCCTATCGGAAATCAATCCTCGCTACGCTAAACACTTCTTAGGGCTGTAA
- a CDS encoding diacylglycerol kinase, producing MTAPYNIKQNPHKGNRGLTRAWHAAKNSWCGIVYAFQEESAFRQELFLLVVLSPIALFLPVSPLEKCALIASLIMVLVVELLNSSVEAAIDRISFDHHDLSKRAKDFGSAAVMLALLISTLLWATICIPLVIN from the coding sequence TTGACAGCGCCCTATAACATTAAGCAAAACCCCCATAAAGGCAATCGGGGGCTCACGAGAGCTTGGCATGCAGCTAAGAATTCTTGGTGTGGCATAGTCTACGCGTTTCAAGAGGAAAGTGCTTTTAGACAAGAACTTTTCCTGCTCGTAGTGCTAAGCCCAATTGCTCTTTTCTTGCCAGTTAGTCCTCTTGAGAAATGTGCCCTCATCGCATCGCTCATCATGGTTTTAGTGGTCGAGCTACTCAATTCCAGTGTCGAGGCGGCTATCGATCGTATTTCATTTGATCATCATGATCTATCGAAAAGAGCAAAAGATTTTGGCTCAGCTGCAGTCATGCTCGCCTTACTGATTTCCACCCTATTGTGGGCAACGATTTGCATACCTCTGGTCATCAATTAG
- a CDS encoding glycosyltransferase family 1 protein: MKIMIITDAWDPQVNGVVRTLKQTRAELIGMGHEVEMITPTGFKSIPCPTYPDIALSLFPGKEVARRIKEFAPDAMHIATEGPLGLSARSYAVKNNLPFSTAYHTRFPEYVKARTGIPLSITYAFIRWFHGPSMAVMAPTIVVKDDLEKFGLKNVVLWSRGVDLDIFKMQESKSLNSAHPIFLYVGRVAVEKNINAFLEIDLPGSKWVVGDGPAMASIKEKYPNINYLGVLQQEELAKVYAAADVFVFPSKTDTFGLVILEAMACGTPVAAYPVTGPIDVLGNSAAGAMHEDLQIACMQALKIPRELARSHAEKFSWRAASEQFANHLKPVPSTAVHTTALA; encoded by the coding sequence ATGAAAATTATGATCATTACTGATGCATGGGATCCACAAGTCAATGGTGTCGTGAGAACACTCAAACAAACCAGGGCTGAACTCATCGGCATGGGTCATGAAGTCGAAATGATTACCCCAACTGGCTTTAAGTCCATTCCCTGCCCTACCTATCCTGATATTGCCCTATCCTTATTTCCCGGCAAGGAAGTGGCTCGCCGCATTAAAGAATTTGCACCAGATGCAATGCATATTGCGACTGAGGGTCCTTTAGGCTTATCAGCTCGCTCTTATGCAGTAAAGAATAATTTGCCATTCTCTACGGCCTATCACACCCGCTTTCCTGAGTACGTCAAAGCCCGCACCGGAATTCCTCTGAGCATTACTTATGCTTTTATTCGTTGGTTTCATGGGCCATCGATGGCAGTGATGGCACCGACCATTGTTGTTAAAGATGATCTTGAGAAGTTCGGCCTTAAAAATGTTGTGTTGTGGTCTCGGGGCGTAGATTTAGACATCTTCAAAATGCAAGAGTCTAAATCCCTCAATAGCGCTCACCCGATCTTTTTATATGTTGGTCGTGTTGCCGTAGAGAAAAATATCAATGCTTTCCTAGAGATAGATCTACCAGGCTCCAAATGGGTTGTTGGTGATGGCCCTGCAATGGCCAGTATTAAAGAAAAATACCCCAACATAAATTACCTAGGCGTATTACAGCAAGAAGAGTTGGCCAAGGTATACGCTGCCGCTGATGTTTTTGTCTTCCCAAGCAAGACCGATACTTTTGGGCTAGTCATACTAGAAGCTATGGCTTGTGGCACTCCAGTTGCGGCCTATCCAGTGACAGGTCCAATTGATGTTTTAGGTAACTCTGCTGCTGGTGCAATGCACGAAGATCTTCAAATAGCTTGTATGCAAGCCTTGAAGATTCCTCGTGAATTAGCTCGCTCTCATGCTGAGAAGTTTTCTTGGAGAGCAGCTTCGGAGCAGTTTGCCAACCATCTAAAGCCCGTACCCTCCACAGCAGTTCATACCACTGCCCTCGCTTAA
- a CDS encoding UDP-2,3-diacylglucosamine diphosphatase, with the protein MTHYRAIWISDVHLGTSGCQANYLLDFLKHNEADQFYLVGDIIDGWRLKQSFYWPQSHNDVVQKLLRKARKGTEVIYIPGNHDEAARQYFGMSFGDIKVQEEVIHTTLDGRKLWVTHGDLFDGVMQYAKWLAYVGDSLYSFILYINRYFNMLRVKMGLQYWSLSQYLKHQVKNAVSYIADFEHIMAREARLRNCDGVVCGHIHKAEIREIDGLLYCNDGDWVESLSALVETTTGELKIIYWTHIHGDPVEVPEITLQPELATLIKEVTV; encoded by the coding sequence ATGACGCATTACAGAGCGATTTGGATTTCAGATGTACACCTCGGAACATCAGGGTGTCAGGCAAACTACCTCCTCGATTTCTTGAAACACAATGAAGCGGATCAGTTTTACTTGGTGGGTGACATTATCGATGGCTGGAGATTAAAGCAATCGTTTTACTGGCCACAGAGTCACAATGATGTCGTTCAAAAGTTATTGCGCAAAGCCCGTAAGGGAACTGAAGTCATTTACATTCCCGGAAACCATGACGAAGCAGCCCGGCAGTACTTTGGCATGTCCTTTGGTGACATTAAGGTTCAAGAAGAGGTCATACATACGACCTTAGATGGACGCAAGCTTTGGGTAACTCATGGCGATCTATTTGACGGCGTCATGCAATACGCTAAATGGCTTGCCTATGTCGGCGACTCACTGTATTCCTTTATTTTATATATCAATCGCTACTTCAATATGTTACGTGTGAAGATGGGACTGCAATACTGGTCTCTCTCGCAATACCTCAAGCATCAAGTAAAAAATGCCGTGAGCTATATCGCTGACTTTGAGCACATCATGGCCAGAGAAGCCCGCCTCAGAAATTGTGATGGCGTGGTCTGCGGCCATATTCATAAAGCAGAAATTCGTGAAATTGATGGTCTGCTCTATTGCAACGATGGTGACTGGGTCGAAAGCCTATCAGCACTAGTAGAGACCACAACTGGTGAACTCAAAATTATCTACTGGACCCATATTCACGGTGATCCAGTAGAGGTACCTGAAATTACTCTCCAACCTGAGCTTGCAACACTGATTAAAGAGGTTACCGTATGA
- a CDS encoding 1-acyl-sn-glycerol-3-phosphate acyltransferase, with translation MKHFHPKSTSIPSLAPSIWLRYWTWIQILLHVICGVCTLSFLFPFLNRDQKDRRIQQWSKRLLKIFHIQLRVIGAEKLSSNPHLLASNHISWLDIHVINAFQPVRFVAKSEVRGWPVFGWMAQQLGTVFIRRDSARHARQVVEQMAQVLKVESVCIFPEGTSTSGESVLPFKPNLFESAILASVPVFPIAIAYRSRSTGLRSDAPAFIGDMGLLESMSNVIASRDIEVHLTLIEPYLTSNVSNSDRKELALYCQEAITKTL, from the coding sequence ATGAAGCATTTTCACCCAAAATCCACCTCAATTCCCAGCTTAGCTCCAAGTATTTGGCTTCGCTATTGGACATGGATTCAAATCCTATTACATGTGATTTGCGGGGTCTGCACACTATCTTTCCTTTTTCCCTTCCTCAATCGAGATCAGAAGGACCGCCGTATACAACAATGGTCTAAGAGACTATTAAAAATCTTTCATATCCAGTTGCGAGTGATAGGCGCCGAGAAATTGTCCTCTAACCCTCATTTGCTGGCATCAAATCACATCTCTTGGCTAGATATTCATGTGATTAATGCGTTTCAACCGGTTCGCTTTGTTGCTAAATCGGAAGTGCGAGGATGGCCTGTATTTGGTTGGATGGCTCAGCAGTTGGGTACCGTCTTTATTCGTAGGGATAGTGCGCGCCATGCGAGGCAGGTGGTAGAGCAGATGGCTCAGGTTCTCAAAGTAGAGTCGGTCTGTATTTTTCCCGAAGGTACTTCCACCTCCGGGGAATCAGTATTGCCGTTTAAGCCTAATCTATTTGAATCCGCCATCCTGGCTTCTGTACCAGTCTTTCCGATAGCCATTGCTTACCGGTCAAGGTCAACGGGTCTGAGGAGTGATGCTCCTGCCTTTATTGGAGACATGGGCCTTCTGGAATCAATGTCTAATGTCATTGCCAGCCGGGATATAGAGGTGCATTTAACCCTAATAGAGCCCTATTTAACAAGCAATGTAAGTAATTCGGATCGCAAGGAACTCGCTCTCTATTGCCAGGAAGCGATTACTAAAACCTTATAA